One segment of Fusarium oxysporum f. sp. lycopersici 4287 chromosome 15, whole genome shotgun sequence DNA contains the following:
- a CDS encoding hypothetical protein (At least one base has a quality score < 10), with product MYQSAGIQTRHLKLPRRESAHINFRLSLLAHLALDIVKSDEEAISTAARVKVLKLLYSFDIDSVAAAFSAYNEGFLLHQSEFVEDLIPRSFIKHATEKGGTPQNDLFIRNSTIRSIFRMQPLYDQIDFDAGLSTLLHHYQAETVQILLSFLRLNVAVVALPNKPSFMSDDYAKRNRESTKLVFHSLVQLSQLDWIQKRELFGVKASYRTCTNARPSSFQSRVGATTGVGSGVCDELESLSKESLIALLLQHRAYIERLEELPPALTT from the coding sequence ATGTATCAGAGTGCTGGAATTCAGACCAGACATTTAAAACTTCCACGGAGGGAGAGTGCTCACATCAATTTCCGACTTTCACTGCTCGCTCATCTGGCCCTGGATATAGTTAAATCTGATGAGGAAGCTATTTCCACCGCCGCTAGAGTTAAAGTCTTAAAGCTGCTTTATAGTTTTGATATCGACTCCGTCGCCGCAGCATTCTCTGCTTACAAcgaaggcttcttgttgcACCAGTCGGAGTTCGTGGAAGACTTGATTCCCAGATCGTTTATCAAGCATGCGACGGAAAAGGGGGGAACGCCCCAGAATGATCTTTTTATCCGAAATTCCACAATCCGGAGTATATTTCGCATGCAGCCGCTGTACGACCAGATCGATTTCGATGCAGGACTATCTACGTTACTTCACCACTACCAAGCTGAGACTGTGCAGATCTTACTGAGTTTCTTGCGCCTCAACGTGGCAGTCGTGGCGCTGCCCAACAAACCCAGCTTCATGAGCGATGATTATGCAAAAAGAAACCGCGAATCAACAAAACTTGTTTTTCATTCGCTTGTTCAACTAAGCCAACTGGATTGGATACAGAAAAGAGAATTATTCGGTGTAAAAGCGAGCTACCGCACATGCACCAACGCTAGACCGTCTAGTTTCCAATCTCGCGTTGGTGCTACAACTGGAGTTGGAAGTGGAGTTTGTGACGAACTGGAATCTCTTTCTAAGGAGTCCTTGATCGCCCTGCTTCTCCAACACCGAGCATACATCGAGCGCTTGGAAGAATTGCCCCCAGCATTGACCACGTAG